The proteins below come from a single Bremerella sp. JC817 genomic window:
- a CDS encoding LptF/LptG family permease translates to MGILQRYVVEELVKVFLLALCSLTGLLLFIGLGQQAVKEGLGLVPLLKAIPYLLPNALRFAIPGTMLFAVCNVYGRMSASNEFNAIKAAGISPMSLIAPGLFIALVLSLFCVWLNDVAVSWGHLGLRRVVMQSIDEIVYGVLNTKKSFHSDQFSILVRDVEGDLLIRPEISINNPGEQGMVTISATSAKLKSDPENKRVVVTLTDSCINSTGPEGKRFEHPGQFVTSIPLDDATAVEGIRDASHQPMRRLPYWREKMATYHRQVAQVLAAKGAACLVTGQAPAEDDPTWIYWSKEKNWSASQINRLKTEPHRRWANGFSCLFFAMLGIPLAIRQRSSDFITSFFAAFLPVLLLYYPLMALGVDRAKDGQWPASAVWLGNVALLAIGGWLLSRTLKN, encoded by the coding sequence ATGGGTATACTACAACGCTATGTCGTCGAAGAGCTGGTAAAGGTCTTTTTACTGGCCCTCTGCTCGCTGACTGGGCTGCTGCTGTTCATCGGTCTCGGGCAACAGGCGGTCAAAGAAGGGCTCGGGCTCGTTCCGCTGCTCAAAGCGATTCCCTATCTGCTGCCCAACGCTCTGCGATTCGCCATCCCCGGCACGATGCTGTTCGCCGTCTGCAATGTTTATGGACGGATGAGTGCTAGCAACGAGTTCAACGCGATCAAAGCGGCAGGAATCTCGCCGATGTCGTTGATTGCACCGGGCTTGTTCATTGCCCTGGTGCTGTCTCTGTTTTGTGTCTGGCTAAACGACGTGGCCGTTTCGTGGGGGCACCTTGGACTGCGACGAGTCGTCATGCAATCGATCGACGAAATCGTCTATGGAGTGCTGAATACCAAGAAGTCGTTCCACAGCGATCAGTTTTCGATTCTCGTCCGTGATGTCGAAGGGGATCTGCTGATACGCCCTGAGATCTCGATTAACAATCCTGGTGAACAGGGCATGGTGACTATCTCGGCCACGAGTGCCAAGCTAAAGTCCGATCCTGAAAACAAACGGGTCGTGGTAACGCTGACCGACAGTTGCATCAATTCAACTGGACCGGAAGGAAAACGATTCGAGCATCCAGGGCAGTTCGTTACCTCGATTCCACTGGACGACGCGACTGCGGTGGAAGGGATTCGGGATGCGTCGCATCAACCGATGCGACGCCTTCCCTACTGGCGCGAGAAGATGGCGACTTATCATCGCCAGGTCGCCCAGGTCTTAGCTGCGAAAGGAGCGGCCTGCCTGGTGACCGGTCAGGCACCCGCCGAGGACGATCCGACGTGGATCTATTGGTCGAAGGAAAAGAACTGGTCTGCCTCGCAGATCAATCGTCTCAAGACCGAGCCCCATCGTCGCTGGGCGAATGGCTTTAGCTGTCTGTTCTTTGCAATGCTGGGAATTCCCCTGGCGATCCGCCAACGTAGCAGCGATTTCATCACCAGCTTCTTTGCAGCATTCTTACCGGTGTTGCTGCTGTATTACCCGCTGATGGCCCTGGGGGTCGATCGGGCGAAAGATGGCCAGTGGCCTGCCAGCGCGGTCTGGCTAGGCAATGTTGCGTTGCTGGCGATTGGCGGTTGGCTACTTAGTCGAACGCTCAAGAACTAG
- a CDS encoding TIM barrel protein: MTAKPQVILTGFADESANQKTAEQQFSAFAALGLEYYSIRFIDVGNGIKNVMDLTKAEISKLRTMEGEYGLNVSSLGSPIGKVKLQDVEDGTKNRYVPFEKYLAKDVNKACELAHAFETKLIRGFSFYHPKGTDPKDHISQAVDQLGQIAEACHRSDLTFGLEVEANLIGQNGDILAEIHKKVNHPAMMLIFDAGNLVCQGYTPDEVYDQYIAMKPGMGWMHVKDYKITKPVGEKGHIDEDALKNFVPSDLGDSAYERIMRDFASSIPKLEKKLKKRGIPGVFVDLEPHVKGGGQFGGFSGPDGFGVALRGFCRVLDFAGVDYHLRDFDDIIAARGF, translated from the coding sequence ATGACTGCCAAGCCCCAAGTTATTTTGACCGGTTTCGCTGACGAATCTGCCAACCAGAAGACCGCCGAACAGCAGTTCAGTGCCTTCGCAGCGCTCGGTCTGGAATACTACAGCATCCGCTTCATCGACGTCGGCAATGGCATCAAGAATGTCATGGACCTGACCAAGGCAGAGATCTCGAAGCTGCGAACGATGGAAGGCGAGTATGGCCTGAACGTTTCGTCGCTCGGTTCTCCGATCGGTAAGGTCAAGCTGCAGGATGTCGAAGACGGTACCAAGAACCGCTACGTTCCGTTCGAGAAGTACCTGGCCAAAGACGTGAACAAGGCCTGCGAACTGGCGCATGCATTCGAGACCAAGCTGATCCGCGGCTTCTCGTTCTATCACCCGAAGGGAACCGATCCGAAAGACCACATCTCGCAGGCCGTCGATCAACTCGGCCAGATTGCCGAAGCTTGCCATCGCAGCGACCTAACCTTCGGTCTGGAAGTGGAAGCGAACCTGATCGGTCAGAACGGCGACATCCTGGCCGAGATTCACAAGAAGGTGAATCACCCAGCGATGATGCTGATCTTCGACGCCGGCAACCTTGTTTGCCAGGGCTACACGCCAGACGAAGTGTATGACCAGTACATCGCCATGAAGCCAGGCATGGGCTGGATGCACGTCAAAGATTACAAGATCACCAAGCCAGTCGGCGAAAAGGGTCACATTGACGAAGACGCTCTGAAGAACTTCGTTCCTTCCGACCTGGGCGACAGTGCTTACGAACGCATCATGCGTGACTTCGCTTCGTCGATTCCGAAGCTCGAAAAGAAGCTGAAGAAGCGTGGCATCCCAGGTGTGTTCGTCGACCTCGAACCACACGTCAAAGGTGGCGGTCAGTTCGGTGGTTTCAGCGGACCAGACGGTTTCGGCGTGGCTCTGCGTGGCTTCTGCCGCGTGCTCGATTTCGCTGGAGTCGATTACCACCTTCGCGATTTCGACGACATCATCGCTGCCCGTGGTTTTTAG
- the queF gene encoding preQ(1) synthase, with translation MSEENRGLLETFENQHPQRDYEIEISVPEFTSVCPKTGQPDFGTITITYIPEALCVELKSLKMYMQAYRNQGIFYENVTNVILNDLVSCLEPRWMQIRAEFTPRGGISSTITVEHYSETPPDELTVI, from the coding sequence GTGTCAGAAGAGAATCGCGGGCTTCTCGAAACCTTCGAGAACCAGCACCCCCAACGAGACTACGAAATCGAAATCAGCGTGCCTGAGTTCACCTCGGTCTGTCCGAAGACTGGTCAGCCCGATTTCGGCACGATCACCATCACGTATATCCCGGAAGCATTGTGCGTCGAGCTGAAAAGCCTGAAGATGTACATGCAGGCCTACCGCAATCAGGGGATCTTCTACGAAAACGTAACCAACGTGATCCTGAACGACCTGGTAAGCTGCCTCGAACCACGCTGGATGCAGATTCGAGCCGAGTTCACGCCGCGTGGCGGTATCAGTTCGACAATCACGGTCGAGCACTACAGCGAAACGCCACCAGATGAACTGACCGTCATCTAG
- a CDS encoding 7-carboxy-7-deazaguanine synthase QueE — protein MRIAEIYRSIQGEGLLTGVPSTFVRASGCNLRCWFCDTPHASWNPEGEDLSVAEILGRIELLHVDHVVLTGGEPMLFAEMIPLCEGIRHSGRHITIETAGTLHLPLPCDLMSISPKLSNSAPNPDEHPRWHRRHEQTRDQIDVVRRLLDEFPYQLKFVIDRQPDCDEVLAYLDRLPQLDRSRVFVMPQGIEQQQLETIGVWLQPWAEEHQLQLCQRKQIEWFGFARGT, from the coding sequence GTGCGTATTGCTGAAATCTATCGATCGATCCAAGGGGAAGGGCTGCTCACCGGAGTGCCCAGTACCTTCGTCCGGGCCAGTGGCTGCAATCTGCGCTGTTGGTTCTGCGATACGCCCCATGCTTCCTGGAACCCGGAAGGGGAAGACCTTTCCGTGGCTGAGATCCTCGGTCGGATCGAACTGCTACATGTCGACCATGTCGTGCTGACAGGTGGCGAGCCAATGCTGTTCGCGGAAATGATTCCGCTGTGCGAGGGGATTCGTCACTCAGGGCGGCACATCACCATCGAAACGGCCGGCACGCTTCACTTGCCGCTGCCATGCGACTTGATGTCGATCAGCCCGAAGCTTTCCAATTCGGCGCCCAACCCAGACGAGCATCCGCGGTGGCACCGTCGTCACGAACAGACTCGCGACCAGATCGATGTCGTTCGCCGGCTTCTCGACGAGTTCCCTTATCAGTTGAAGTTCGTGATCGATCGGCAGCCTGATTGCGACGAAGTGCTGGCCTACCTCGACCGATTGCCGCAACTCGATCGCAGCCGAGTGTTCGTCATGCCGCAAGGGATCGAGCAGCAGCAACTTGAAACGATCGGCGTATGGCTGCAGCCTTGGGCGGAAGAGCATCAGTTGCAGTTGTGCCAGCGAAAGCAGATCGAATGGTTTGGCTTCGCCCGCGGAACCTAG
- a CDS encoding FHA domain-containing protein yields the protein MVQNNLAPPSKRDSKLLGKTSTPLVLKVEGTERDGQIIRVHAPKCLVGSGEDCQLRLIAADVQPKHCVIYRGPTGMVVKSWTRDTRVNGTTISEAWLRIGDQLSLGSLSFQVLADQLNETTTPAEAALPISQSHKALRRRSNRRIRNLLDMVRQQKDSFQSLQAKFDEAQNLVDSLLARESETEQTSLLQNEQLRADRRQLRLTKHNRVRGLLSQVRELTQGNGKLQAELREQLEIKQNQLNELRQQLAASDDATEAERSQQRRLEADLAEAKQMIGHLKEQATELTAREDQLRGQWQLSRKHANARVKSILAHLRQTREQIAQASEDEEDGNGAVSRLTELRLAYDEASRELQENRSSLKEAESELAWSQEELQDREGQVQELNSKIAEMELQLAKAQQACEHAENQEETSQFEGEVTQLQQQLEDASLRGDNLQRQLDELRQQNQELHETIVQQKQIEADWKDQLEEARQQCLAIRRQLEEERRNASSPHSADEAHTHEEQEEAAMDHLRSMGILRETPSHDEFERPDPQPSRDERKIDPKTGLTSYPNFQFPEEDELEESDDEPAYAPPQPPKQVAHSDDDVSIDDYMQSLLARMRAKHSGEPESHSKVEAQKKSETKHVPVEERVEEDVSLITSEEFIPSRSAPEQTSDIRRLRELANEQAKAAIDSATLNRWELLCKSKLAVSLVALMAGLFLNYLSPSYLSTAFAGACLAYVVTVFWWLQSAVIYQHVKKHRRDRMEKRLSDEIVSSHELAHHGEFQLPSAPTKEDHAT from the coding sequence ATGGTCCAAAACAACCTCGCCCCCCCTTCCAAACGCGACTCCAAGCTCTTGGGGAAGACCAGCACTCCGTTGGTCCTGAAGGTGGAAGGTACGGAACGTGACGGTCAGATCATCCGTGTCCATGCGCCCAAGTGCCTGGTCGGGTCAGGCGAAGACTGCCAACTGCGTCTGATCGCGGCCGACGTTCAGCCGAAGCACTGCGTCATCTATCGCGGACCGACCGGGATGGTCGTCAAATCGTGGACCCGCGACACGCGTGTGAACGGCACGACCATTTCCGAAGCCTGGCTCCGAATTGGCGATCAACTGAGTCTGGGCAGCTTGAGCTTTCAGGTTCTGGCCGATCAGCTTAACGAAACAACCACGCCGGCCGAGGCCGCGCTACCGATCAGCCAGTCGCATAAAGCACTCCGCCGCCGCTCGAATCGCCGGATTCGCAACCTGTTGGATATGGTTCGCCAGCAGAAAGACTCGTTCCAGTCGCTGCAGGCAAAGTTCGACGAAGCCCAGAACCTGGTCGATTCGTTGCTCGCTCGCGAGTCGGAAACCGAACAAACTTCGCTTTTGCAAAACGAACAGCTTCGGGCCGATCGCCGTCAGTTACGCCTGACCAAACACAATCGCGTTCGCGGATTGCTGTCGCAGGTCCGAGAACTGACGCAAGGCAATGGCAAGCTGCAAGCCGAACTGCGTGAGCAACTCGAGATCAAGCAAAACCAGCTCAACGAACTTCGCCAGCAATTGGCGGCGTCGGACGATGCCACCGAAGCGGAACGCTCGCAGCAGCGTCGCCTGGAAGCCGATCTGGCCGAAGCGAAGCAGATGATTGGGCATCTCAAAGAACAAGCGACCGAGTTGACCGCTCGCGAAGATCAATTGCGTGGCCAGTGGCAATTGTCGCGGAAGCACGCCAATGCCCGCGTCAAATCGATCCTCGCTCACCTGCGTCAGACACGCGAACAAATCGCTCAAGCATCGGAAGACGAAGAAGATGGCAATGGTGCCGTGTCGCGTCTGACCGAGCTTCGCCTGGCTTACGATGAAGCTTCGCGCGAACTGCAAGAGAATCGGAGCTCGCTGAAAGAAGCCGAAAGCGAACTCGCCTGGTCGCAGGAAGAACTGCAGGACCGCGAAGGTCAGGTCCAAGAGCTGAACAGCAAAATTGCCGAAATGGAACTGCAGTTGGCGAAAGCGCAACAGGCCTGCGAACACGCGGAGAATCAGGAAGAGACTTCCCAGTTCGAAGGCGAAGTCACCCAGTTGCAGCAACAACTGGAAGACGCCTCGCTCCGCGGCGACAACCTGCAGAGGCAACTGGATGAACTGCGTCAACAGAACCAGGAACTTCACGAGACAATCGTTCAGCAGAAGCAAATCGAAGCCGACTGGAAAGATCAACTCGAAGAGGCTCGCCAGCAGTGTCTTGCGATTCGTCGCCAATTGGAAGAAGAACGTCGTAACGCGTCCAGCCCGCATTCGGCGGACGAAGCGCACACGCACGAAGAGCAAGAAGAAGCGGCGATGGATCACCTTCGTTCGATGGGGATCTTGCGTGAAACGCCAAGTCACGACGAGTTCGAGCGGCCGGATCCTCAGCCATCGCGTGATGAACGAAAAATCGATCCGAAGACCGGCCTGACCAGTTATCCAAACTTCCAATTTCCTGAAGAGGACGAACTGGAAGAGTCGGATGACGAGCCAGCCTACGCTCCCCCTCAACCTCCTAAGCAGGTAGCTCACTCCGACGACGACGTCTCGATCGATGACTACATGCAAAGCTTGCTCGCGCGAATGCGAGCCAAGCATTCCGGCGAACCGGAATCGCATTCAAAAGTCGAAGCCCAAAAGAAGTCGGAGACAAAGCATGTACCGGTGGAAGAAAGGGTCGAAGAAGACGTTTCGCTGATCACCAGTGAAGAGTTCATTCCTTCGCGATCCGCTCCGGAACAAACGTCCGACATTCGTCGCCTGCGCGAACTGGCCAACGAACAAGCCAAGGCCGCCATCGACTCCGCCACACTCAACCGCTGGGAATTGCTGTGCAAATCGAAGCTGGCCGTTTCGCTGGTCGCTTTGATGGCCGGACTGTTCTTGAACTACCTATCGCCAAGCTACCTCAGCACGGCATTCGCCGGAGCATGCCTGGCCTATGTGGTGACCGTTTTCTGGTGGCTGCAATCGGCAGTCATCTACCAGCACGTGAAGAAACATCGCCGCGACCGAATGGAAAAACGACTGAGCGACGAAATCGTGTCGTCGCACGAGTTGGCCCATCATGGCGAGTTCCAACTTCCGTCAGCGCCAACGAAAGAAGACCACGCAACCTGA
- a CDS encoding TraR/DksA family transcriptional regulator, translating to MARSRDEFISKMKEILLRRRDALRKALAGDLSLLKELEQTSGDVVDFALDSVQDELSSQLAEVESRELASIDTALERIKEGKYGECEGCTTSIPIARLQALPYATLCIKCQRELEELGPDGVSWAQTDDTQAVN from the coding sequence ATGGCACGGTCAAGAGACGAGTTTATCAGCAAAATGAAGGAGATTCTCCTTCGTCGTCGAGATGCGCTCCGCAAGGCCCTCGCTGGGGACTTGAGTCTGTTGAAAGAACTCGAGCAGACCTCAGGTGACGTCGTCGACTTTGCTCTCGATTCGGTTCAGGACGAACTCAGTTCGCAGTTGGCCGAAGTCGAAAGTCGCGAACTTGCCAGCATCGACACCGCTCTGGAGCGAATCAAAGAAGGCAAGTACGGTGAATGCGAAGGTTGTACAACCTCGATCCCGATTGCCCGTCTGCAGGCCCTTCCTTATGCCACGCTGTGCATCAAGTGCCAGCGCGAACTGGAAGAGCTCGGCCCTGATGGCGTGAGCTGGGCCCAGACCGACGACACGCAAGCCGTTAACTAA
- a CDS encoding trypsin-like peptidase domain-containing protein — translation MRPLFSLSLLLLISTAVAGQDLAQFDSDRSAMRDEILAEADMLQRELNHLKKVVRFVRPSIVHIETTTAGNGFSASSEVDEAGAGIIFKHNDSYFVMTNRHVINQAPLERIQIYLEDGRSIKAKRVLTDRDTDVAVVEVVAERLIPAEVGDSSMVEVGEKVFAVGSPFGLSQTVTYGIISAVGRRNLQLGRQGLKLQNFFQTDAAINPGNSGGPLINLRGEVIGLNTAIASNSGGNDGIGFAIPIHAALGVAEQLIEKGQVARAFFGVRMDADFDAAAAAKIGLFRARGAKVSGVTAGSPAEAAKIQVGDIITKFYGQEVEDDLQLINIVSLCPLDEDIRVEIYRDGKFIEKSVRLAARNRFEN, via the coding sequence ATGCGACCTTTGTTCTCTCTCTCGCTACTCTTGCTGATCAGTACCGCCGTCGCCGGGCAAGACCTGGCCCAGTTCGATTCCGATCGATCGGCGATGCGAGACGAAATCCTGGCGGAAGCCGACATGCTGCAGCGCGAGCTGAACCACCTGAAGAAGGTTGTTCGCTTCGTTCGCCCGTCGATCGTCCATATTGAAACCACCACCGCCGGCAATGGTTTTTCCGCTTCGAGCGAGGTGGATGAAGCGGGGGCGGGCATTATCTTCAAGCATAACGACAGCTACTTCGTGATGACCAATCGTCACGTCATCAACCAGGCTCCGCTGGAACGCATTCAGATCTACCTGGAAGATGGCCGCTCGATCAAAGCGAAACGGGTTCTTACCGATCGCGATACCGACGTCGCGGTGGTCGAAGTGGTTGCCGAACGTTTGATCCCGGCCGAAGTGGGCGACAGCTCGATGGTCGAAGTCGGCGAAAAGGTCTTTGCCGTCGGAAGCCCCTTTGGTTTAAGCCAGACGGTTACCTATGGCATCATCAGCGCGGTGGGACGACGGAACCTCCAACTGGGACGTCAGGGCTTGAAGCTCCAGAACTTCTTTCAGACCGATGCCGCCATCAATCCTGGTAACAGCGGCGGACCGCTGATCAATCTTCGCGGAGAAGTGATCGGTTTGAATACCGCCATCGCCAGCAACTCAGGCGGAAATGATGGTATCGGCTTCGCGATTCCAATCCACGCTGCATTGGGCGTCGCCGAACAACTGATCGAGAAAGGTCAGGTCGCTCGGGCGTTCTTTGGTGTCCGGATGGACGCCGATTTTGATGCCGCCGCTGCCGCCAAGATTGGCCTGTTCCGCGCTCGCGGAGCCAAGGTAAGTGGTGTTACGGCAGGTTCGCCGGCCGAAGCGGCCAAGATCCAGGTCGGCGACATCATCACCAAGTTCTATGGGCAGGAAGTGGAAGACGACCTGCAACTGATCAATATTGTCAGCCTCTGCCCGTTGGATGAAGACATCCGGGTCGAGATCTATCGCGATGGCAAGTTCATCGAAAAGTCGGTTCGCCTCGCTGCTCGAAACCGGTTCGAGAACTAA
- a CDS encoding nucleoside hydrolase: MSRKVIIDCDPGIDDAVALMIALFDPRLDVLAVTSTAGNVNADQAFTNLQALIECLDPPRRPRIAMGAGPRSAPPVDSTFLHGSDGLGEIHLDVAKLHQTHPAEKLIGDEVRAYPEEVTILCLGPMTNVANCLQRDPLFASQVGQIVIMGGSLSGVGNVTPCAEFNCHFDAESARRVLHSKTTKTLVPIDVTSQVTFGIDLLENIPKGNSRVANLLNQILPYSFRSHRRHLAQEGICLNDAVALVALLQPELFETIPLACDVETQGDLTLGATVFDRRIVRTWTPNMEVASTVDVNSVKDCILRGIIQAARETAE, encoded by the coding sequence ATGTCCAGGAAGGTAATTATCGATTGCGATCCAGGGATCGACGATGCTGTGGCACTGATGATTGCCCTGTTCGATCCTCGCCTGGACGTCCTTGCGGTAACCTCGACCGCCGGCAACGTTAACGCGGACCAGGCCTTTACCAATCTTCAGGCCCTGATCGAGTGCCTCGATCCCCCGCGTCGCCCTCGTATTGCCATGGGCGCCGGGCCCCGTTCCGCTCCACCGGTCGACTCGACCTTCCTGCATGGCAGTGATGGACTCGGCGAAATCCATCTCGATGTTGCCAAGCTGCATCAAACCCATCCGGCGGAAAAACTGATCGGCGACGAAGTCCGGGCCTATCCCGAAGAAGTAACCATCTTGTGCCTCGGTCCGATGACCAACGTGGCCAACTGTCTGCAGCGCGATCCCCTGTTCGCTTCGCAGGTAGGACAAATTGTCATCATGGGCGGTTCGCTCAGCGGCGTCGGAAACGTCACGCCTTGTGCTGAGTTCAATTGCCACTTCGATGCCGAAAGTGCTCGACGGGTCCTGCACTCGAAGACCACCAAGACCTTGGTCCCGATCGATGTCACCAGCCAGGTAACCTTCGGAATCGACCTGCTCGAAAACATTCCGAAAGGAAATTCGCGCGTCGCAAACCTGCTGAACCAGATTCTGCCTTACTCGTTCCGCTCGCATCGCCGACATCTCGCCCAGGAAGGGATCTGCCTGAACGACGCGGTGGCCCTGGTCGCCCTGCTGCAGCCAGAACTTTTTGAGACCATTCCGCTGGCTTGCGACGTGGAAACGCAAGGTGATTTGACGCTGGGTGCGACCGTGTTCGATCGTCGTATCGTACGGACGTGGACTCCCAACATGGAAGTCGCCAGCACGGTCGATGTGAACAGTGTGAAAGATTGCATCCTCCGCGGCATCATTCAGGCCGCGCGCGAAACAGCCGAGTAA
- the trpD gene encoding anthranilate phosphoribosyltransferase codes for MSQLEVITKVQAGNDLSLEEMASAIGQMMEGAWGDDDIAALLLALNDKGPCVDEIAGAATAMRNHMVQIKAPVADFIDTCGTGGDRSGTFNISTATALVIAAAGVPVAKHGNRSVTSKSGSADVLSRLGVNIEADVATIERCLAEVDICFCFAPLMHGSMKHVAGVRKSLGVPTIFNLLGPLCNPANAPYQLLGVGRPEYRELLASALHKLGTTKAVFVTGRDGMDEVTISDATDVTIATPAGLVQIVWQPEEFGIERRGKEDMLVDGPEESAAMIRRVLAGEKGGARDIVVVNAAAALWTIGKNDSLSECARLAEIAIDSGAAEKTLARLAEVSAG; via the coding sequence TTGTCGCAATTAGAAGTCATCACGAAAGTTCAGGCCGGAAACGATCTGTCACTGGAAGAAATGGCGTCTGCCATTGGCCAGATGATGGAGGGGGCCTGGGGAGACGACGACATCGCCGCGCTGCTGTTGGCGCTTAATGACAAGGGGCCCTGCGTCGACGAAATCGCCGGCGCGGCAACCGCCATGCGGAACCACATGGTTCAAATCAAGGCTCCGGTCGCCGACTTCATCGATACCTGTGGAACCGGGGGGGACCGGAGCGGGACCTTCAATATCAGTACCGCCACTGCCCTGGTGATTGCCGCGGCTGGGGTGCCGGTTGCCAAGCATGGCAACCGCAGCGTGACCAGCAAGTCGGGTAGTGCTGACGTGCTTTCGCGACTTGGCGTGAATATCGAAGCCGATGTGGCGACCATCGAACGCTGCTTGGCGGAAGTCGACATCTGCTTCTGTTTCGCCCCGCTGATGCATGGCTCGATGAAGCACGTGGCTGGCGTGCGCAAGAGCCTTGGTGTGCCAACAATTTTCAATCTGCTTGGCCCGCTCTGCAATCCGGCCAATGCTCCTTACCAACTGCTTGGGGTCGGTCGTCCGGAATACCGCGAACTGCTGGCGAGTGCCCTGCACAAGTTAGGGACGACCAAGGCGGTCTTTGTCACCGGCCGCGATGGCATGGACGAAGTGACGATCAGCGACGCGACCGACGTTACCATCGCTACCCCGGCCGGTCTGGTACAGATTGTATGGCAGCCGGAAGAGTTCGGCATCGAGCGTCGCGGCAAAGAGGATATGCTGGTCGATGGACCCGAAGAAAGTGCGGCGATGATTCGCCGAGTTCTCGCGGGCGAGAAGGGCGGGGCACGCGACATTGTGGTGGTCAACGCTGCCGCAGCTTTGTGGACCATTGGCAAGAACGATTCGTTAAGCGAGTGCGCTCGATTGGCTGAAATTGCCATCGATAGCGGAGCCGCGGAAAAGACGCTGGCTCGCCTGGCAGAGGTTAGCGCCGGGTGA
- a CDS encoding MFS transporter, which produces MKRVGSTFLVLVLAVCAAHAMVHVLEGSLPCVEQSIATQYDVGPATTGWLQTVWRFPWGVGALIAGWLVDHIGAKRMLALYLIGGGVTCLMAISLPGLSMLFVSMFFMGVMGSIYHPAGLALLSHETTPQTLPKVLGWHGVFGSLGIGGVPLIAAAVLSLTHSWQVFYGVLAAMSFSIGAVFVYLTLQSPERVFTRSGQPTAEDQGQWGSFGVLLVISSCIGLSYHGVMSFLPRFLSDAQVLGFHTEGEIGGNVLAASSLILGCFGQFMAGQIAKPHRLELQLTIICAGTIPFLIGMSFASPEWKWWCVAAWVMTFFMHQPVFNSLIAKYTPRSRRSLCYGVSFAMGNGIGALAAGLVGENSDLQSAYLGLAGCALAATVGGLILWIRTARTPPIGP; this is translated from the coding sequence GTGAAGCGTGTCGGAAGTACGTTCCTGGTTCTAGTCCTGGCGGTCTGTGCCGCGCATGCCATGGTGCATGTGCTGGAAGGTTCGCTCCCCTGTGTCGAGCAGTCGATTGCTACCCAGTACGACGTTGGTCCTGCGACCACTGGCTGGTTGCAAACCGTCTGGCGCTTCCCATGGGGTGTCGGAGCGCTGATCGCCGGTTGGCTGGTCGACCACATCGGTGCCAAGCGGATGCTGGCCCTCTACCTGATCGGTGGCGGCGTGACCTGCCTTATGGCAATTTCTTTGCCCGGGCTGTCGATGCTGTTCGTCTCGATGTTCTTCATGGGGGTGATGGGAAGCATCTATCATCCGGCCGGCCTGGCGCTTCTATCCCATGAAACAACCCCGCAGACACTGCCCAAGGTGTTGGGATGGCATGGCGTGTTTGGTTCGCTGGGGATTGGTGGTGTCCCGCTGATCGCCGCCGCGGTTCTTTCGCTGACGCACTCGTGGCAGGTCTTCTATGGCGTGCTCGCGGCGATGTCGTTTTCGATCGGGGCCGTGTTCGTCTATCTGACTCTTCAATCGCCCGAGCGAGTCTTCACGCGTTCCGGCCAGCCCACTGCGGAAGATCAGGGGCAATGGGGAAGCTTCGGGGTACTGCTGGTCATTTCGAGCTGCATTGGCCTTTCATACCACGGCGTGATGAGCTTTCTGCCTCGCTTTCTGTCGGATGCCCAGGTTCTGGGGTTTCATACCGAAGGTGAGATTGGCGGGAACGTTTTGGCGGCCAGCTCGCTGATTTTGGGGTGCTTCGGCCAGTTCATGGCCGGGCAGATCGCGAAGCCCCATCGATTGGAACTGCAACTCACAATCATCTGCGCCGGGACGATCCCATTCTTAATCGGGATGAGTTTTGCTTCGCCCGAGTGGAAGTGGTGGTGCGTGGCGGCCTGGGTGATGACCTTTTTTATGCATCAGCCAGTATTTAATAGCTTGATTGCTAAATACACGCCGCGATCTCGCCGAAGTCTTTGCTACGGTGTCTCGTTTGCCATGGGAAATGGTATCGGAGCGCTCGCCGCCGGATTGGTGGGTGAGAACTCCGATTTACAGTCGGCCTATTTGGGGCTGGCTGGCTGTGCCCTGGCGGCGACCGTCGGGGGATTGATTTTATGGATTCGGACGGCTCGGACCCCTCCGATCGGGCCATAA
- a CDS encoding STAS domain-containing protein: MAIKYHYLKVRDVQDVVVAEFIQSSILDETAIDRVGKEFEQLILEAATAKKLILNFRAIEYMSSAMIGKLILLNKNCKNAKIKFKVCNVTGNILEVFQIMKIGKVIDIHKDEKSALDSFSGPSISKWFGLS, from the coding sequence ATGGCGATCAAATACCATTACCTCAAAGTTCGCGACGTCCAGGATGTGGTCGTTGCCGAGTTTATCCAGTCTTCTATCCTGGACGAAACCGCGATCGATCGCGTTGGAAAGGAATTCGAACAGTTGATCCTCGAGGCCGCCACGGCCAAGAAGCTGATCTTGAACTTTCGCGCGATCGAATACATGTCTTCGGCCATGATCGGCAAGCTGATCCTGCTGAATAAGAATTGCAAGAACGCCAAGATCAAGTTCAAGGTCTGCAATGTGACCGGCAACATTCTGGAAGTTTTCCAGATCATGAAGATCGGCAAAGTGATCGACATTCACAAGGACGAGAAGTCCGCACTCGATTCTTTCAGCGGCCCTTCGATCTCGAAGTGGTTTGGCCTTAGTTAG